One genomic region from Epinephelus moara isolate mb chromosome 8, YSFRI_EMoa_1.0, whole genome shotgun sequence encodes:
- the cdc14b gene encoding dual specificity protein phosphatase CDC14B isoform X4: MKRKSERRRAESRKKRCAAPNSSEAEPNSDIYTEITDQLYFAILKQKIKSTAERHCFCIDEELAYENFYADFGPLNLAMFYRFCCKLTKKLKSITLSRKKIIFYTCGDQKKQANAAYLIGSYAVMNLNMTPEEAYSLLVSRNSTYIPFRDASFGTCMYNLNILDCLRGVYKALQYGWLDFSKFDVEEYEHYERAENGDLNWIIPGKFLAFSGPHPKSKIENGYPLHAPEAYIPYFRNHNITTIIRLNKKMYDARRFTESGFEHHDLFFVDGSTPNDTIVRKFLNICENAEGAIAVHCKAGLGRTGTLIACYMMKHYCLSAAEAIAWIRICRPGSIIGPQQNFIEEKQNGLWAEGDVFREKMLNERENGKMAVTRILSGVDDITINGSNKNRTTKKEEMDLYNDDEERNGLTQGDKLRALKSKRQARSSSGSLSQEENKIHTRSSSQSLSRVILQASVQGCKASVNPLALSDQSDSRKRTRTSLPANGVGGSSLCHTRLVRSLGNLHVVAGDRDPMCWEPCGSHRDTASATANTGTLINLNMAQAHIQTYCLQRT; this comes from the exons ATGAAACGCAAGAGCGAGAGGAGACGGGCAGAGTCGAGGAAAAAGCGCTGTGCAGCTCCCAACAGCTCAGAGGCGGAGCCTAACTCTGATATTTACACTGAGATAACAG atCAACTGTATTTCGCCATATTAAAGCAAAAGATCAAGAGCACAGCTGAGCGCCACTGCTTCTGCATAGATGAAGAGCTGGCATATGAGAA CTTCTATGCGGACTTTGGTCCCCTTAACCTGGCCATGTTTTATCGCTTCTGTTGCAAGCTGACAAAGAAGCTCAAG TCCATCACGCTGTCAAGGAAGAAGATCATCTTCTACACCTGTGGAGATCAGAAGAAACAAGCCAATGCTGCCTACCTGATCGGCTCATATGCA GTGATGAATCTAAACATGACGCCAGAGGAGGCCTACAGTCTGCTGGTGTCCAGGAATTCAACTTATATTCCATTCAG AGATGCTTCGTTTGGAACCTGCATGTACAATCTGAACATCCTCGATTGCCTTCGTGGTGTTTACAAG GCTCTGCAGTACGGCTGGCTCGACTTCTCCAAATTTGATGTGGAAGAATACGAGCACTATGAGAGGGCAGAAAATGGAGACTTGAACTGGATCATTCCAGGAAAGTTCCTCGCGTTCAGCGGGCCTCACCCAAAAAGCAAAATAGAGAATG GGTACCCTCTGCACGCTCCTGAGGCATACATCCCATACTTCAGGAATCACAACATCACCACTATCATCAGACTCAACAAGAAGATGTACGACGCCAGGCGTTTCACAGAATCTGGCTTCGAGCACCATGATCTGTTCTTCGTGGATGGGAGCACACCAAACGACACCATCGTCAGGAAGTTCCTCAACATCTGCGAGAACGCAGAAGGAGCCATTGCAGTGCACTGCAAAG ctggTCTGGGGAGGACTGGCACTCTGATTGCCTGTTACATGATGAAACATTACTGCCTGAGTGCTGCAGAAGCCATCGCCTGGATACGGATTTGCCGACCAGGGTCCATCATTGGACCTCAGCAGAACTTCATTGAAGA GAAGCAGAACGGTCTGTGGGCAGAGGGAGATGTTTTCCGAGAGAAGATGCTGAATGAACGAGAGAACGGAAAGATGGCTGTAACCAGGATCCTGTCTGGTGTGGATGACATAACCATTAACGGGAGCAACAAGAACAGGAcaacaaagaaagaagaaatggaCCTG TATAATGATGATGAGGAGAGAAATGGCCTCACACAGGGCGACAAACTGAGAGCCCTGAAGAGCAAGAGGCAGGCCAGATCGTCCTCCGGTTCACTATC acaagaaGAGAATAAGATTCACACCAGGTCATCATCACAGTCCCTAAG CAGGGTCATCTTACAGGCCAGTGTTCAGGGCTGTAAGGCCAGCGTCAACCCCTTGGCTctgtctgaccaatcagacaGCAGGAAGAGGACCAGAACCTCACTGCCAGCCaacggagtaggaggaag CTCCCTGTGCCACACCAGACTGGTCAGGTCCCTAGGCAACTTGCATGTAGTGGCTGGCGACAGGGACCCAATGTGTTGGGAGCCATGTGGCAGCCATAGAGACACGGCCAGTGCCACAGCCAACACAGGCACTCTCATCAACTTAAACATGGCACAGGCCCACATTCAG ACGTACTGTCTCCAGAGGACGTAA
- the cdc14b gene encoding dual specificity protein phosphatase CDC14B isoform X5, which translates to MKRKSERRRAESRKKRCAAPNSSEAEPNSDIYTEITDQLYFAILKQKIKSTAERHCFCIDEELAYENFYADFGPLNLAMFYRFCCKLTKKLKSITLSRKKIIFYTCGDQKKQANAAYLIGSYAVMNLNMTPEEAYSLLVSRNSTYIPFRDASFGTCMYNLNILDCLRGVYKALQYGWLDFSKFDVEEYEHYERAENGDLNWIIPGKFLAFSGPHPKSKIENGYPLHAPEAYIPYFRNHNITTIIRLNKKMYDARRFTESGFEHHDLFFVDGSTPNDTIVRKFLNICENAEGAIAVHCKAGLGRTGTLIACYMMKHYCLSAAEAIAWIRICRPGSIIGPQQNFIEEKQNGLWAEGDVFREKMLNERENGKMAVTRILSGVDDITINGSNKNRTTKKEEMDLYNDDEERNGLTQGDKLRALKSKRQARSSSGSLSQEENKIHTRSSSQSLSRVILQASVQGCKASVNPLALSDQSDSRKRTRTSLPANGVGGSSLCHTRLVRSLGNLHVVAGDRDPMCWEPCGSHRDTASATANTGTLINLNMAQAHIQSLHTQS; encoded by the exons ATGAAACGCAAGAGCGAGAGGAGACGGGCAGAGTCGAGGAAAAAGCGCTGTGCAGCTCCCAACAGCTCAGAGGCGGAGCCTAACTCTGATATTTACACTGAGATAACAG atCAACTGTATTTCGCCATATTAAAGCAAAAGATCAAGAGCACAGCTGAGCGCCACTGCTTCTGCATAGATGAAGAGCTGGCATATGAGAA CTTCTATGCGGACTTTGGTCCCCTTAACCTGGCCATGTTTTATCGCTTCTGTTGCAAGCTGACAAAGAAGCTCAAG TCCATCACGCTGTCAAGGAAGAAGATCATCTTCTACACCTGTGGAGATCAGAAGAAACAAGCCAATGCTGCCTACCTGATCGGCTCATATGCA GTGATGAATCTAAACATGACGCCAGAGGAGGCCTACAGTCTGCTGGTGTCCAGGAATTCAACTTATATTCCATTCAG AGATGCTTCGTTTGGAACCTGCATGTACAATCTGAACATCCTCGATTGCCTTCGTGGTGTTTACAAG GCTCTGCAGTACGGCTGGCTCGACTTCTCCAAATTTGATGTGGAAGAATACGAGCACTATGAGAGGGCAGAAAATGGAGACTTGAACTGGATCATTCCAGGAAAGTTCCTCGCGTTCAGCGGGCCTCACCCAAAAAGCAAAATAGAGAATG GGTACCCTCTGCACGCTCCTGAGGCATACATCCCATACTTCAGGAATCACAACATCACCACTATCATCAGACTCAACAAGAAGATGTACGACGCCAGGCGTTTCACAGAATCTGGCTTCGAGCACCATGATCTGTTCTTCGTGGATGGGAGCACACCAAACGACACCATCGTCAGGAAGTTCCTCAACATCTGCGAGAACGCAGAAGGAGCCATTGCAGTGCACTGCAAAG ctggTCTGGGGAGGACTGGCACTCTGATTGCCTGTTACATGATGAAACATTACTGCCTGAGTGCTGCAGAAGCCATCGCCTGGATACGGATTTGCCGACCAGGGTCCATCATTGGACCTCAGCAGAACTTCATTGAAGA GAAGCAGAACGGTCTGTGGGCAGAGGGAGATGTTTTCCGAGAGAAGATGCTGAATGAACGAGAGAACGGAAAGATGGCTGTAACCAGGATCCTGTCTGGTGTGGATGACATAACCATTAACGGGAGCAACAAGAACAGGAcaacaaagaaagaagaaatggaCCTG TATAATGATGATGAGGAGAGAAATGGCCTCACACAGGGCGACAAACTGAGAGCCCTGAAGAGCAAGAGGCAGGCCAGATCGTCCTCCGGTTCACTATC acaagaaGAGAATAAGATTCACACCAGGTCATCATCACAGTCCCTAAG CAGGGTCATCTTACAGGCCAGTGTTCAGGGCTGTAAGGCCAGCGTCAACCCCTTGGCTctgtctgaccaatcagacaGCAGGAAGAGGACCAGAACCTCACTGCCAGCCaacggagtaggaggaag CTCCCTGTGCCACACCAGACTGGTCAGGTCCCTAGGCAACTTGCATGTAGTGGCTGGCGACAGGGACCCAATGTGTTGGGAGCCATGTGGCAGCCATAGAGACACGGCCAGTGCCACAGCCAACACAGGCACTCTCATCAACTTAAACATGGCACAGGCCCACATTCAG TCACTCCATACCCAAAGCTAG
- the cdc14b gene encoding dual specificity protein phosphatase CDC14B isoform X9: protein MFKTVGKMTADDVSSRCIEFIKDQLYFAILKQKIKSTAERHCFCIDEELAYENFYADFGPLNLAMFYRFCCKLTKKLKSITLSRKKIIFYTCGDQKKQANAAYLIGSYAVMNLNMTPEEAYSLLVSRNSTYIPFRDASFGTCMYNLNILDCLRGVYKALQYGWLDFSKFDVEEYEHYERAENGDLNWIIPGKFLAFSGPHPKSKIENGYPLHAPEAYIPYFRNHNITTIIRLNKKMYDARRFTESGFEHHDLFFVDGSTPNDTIVRKFLNICENAEGAIAVHCKAGLGRTGTLIACYMMKHYCLSAAEAIAWIRICRPGSIIGPQQNFIEEKQNGLWAEGDVFREKMLNERENGKMAVTRILSGVDDITINGSNKNRTTKKEEMDLYNDDEERNGLTQGDKLRALKSKRQARSSSGSLSQEENKIHTRSSSQSLSRVILQASVQGCKASVNPLALSDQSDSRKRTRTSLPANGVGGSSLCHTRLVRSLGNLHVVAGDRDPMCWEPCGSHRDTASATANTGTLINLNMAQAHIQTYCLQRT, encoded by the exons ATGTTCAAAACTGTGGGCAAGATGACCGCGGATGATGTTTCGTCAAGATGCATTGAGTTTATCAAGG atCAACTGTATTTCGCCATATTAAAGCAAAAGATCAAGAGCACAGCTGAGCGCCACTGCTTCTGCATAGATGAAGAGCTGGCATATGAGAA CTTCTATGCGGACTTTGGTCCCCTTAACCTGGCCATGTTTTATCGCTTCTGTTGCAAGCTGACAAAGAAGCTCAAG TCCATCACGCTGTCAAGGAAGAAGATCATCTTCTACACCTGTGGAGATCAGAAGAAACAAGCCAATGCTGCCTACCTGATCGGCTCATATGCA GTGATGAATCTAAACATGACGCCAGAGGAGGCCTACAGTCTGCTGGTGTCCAGGAATTCAACTTATATTCCATTCAG AGATGCTTCGTTTGGAACCTGCATGTACAATCTGAACATCCTCGATTGCCTTCGTGGTGTTTACAAG GCTCTGCAGTACGGCTGGCTCGACTTCTCCAAATTTGATGTGGAAGAATACGAGCACTATGAGAGGGCAGAAAATGGAGACTTGAACTGGATCATTCCAGGAAAGTTCCTCGCGTTCAGCGGGCCTCACCCAAAAAGCAAAATAGAGAATG GGTACCCTCTGCACGCTCCTGAGGCATACATCCCATACTTCAGGAATCACAACATCACCACTATCATCAGACTCAACAAGAAGATGTACGACGCCAGGCGTTTCACAGAATCTGGCTTCGAGCACCATGATCTGTTCTTCGTGGATGGGAGCACACCAAACGACACCATCGTCAGGAAGTTCCTCAACATCTGCGAGAACGCAGAAGGAGCCATTGCAGTGCACTGCAAAG ctggTCTGGGGAGGACTGGCACTCTGATTGCCTGTTACATGATGAAACATTACTGCCTGAGTGCTGCAGAAGCCATCGCCTGGATACGGATTTGCCGACCAGGGTCCATCATTGGACCTCAGCAGAACTTCATTGAAGA GAAGCAGAACGGTCTGTGGGCAGAGGGAGATGTTTTCCGAGAGAAGATGCTGAATGAACGAGAGAACGGAAAGATGGCTGTAACCAGGATCCTGTCTGGTGTGGATGACATAACCATTAACGGGAGCAACAAGAACAGGAcaacaaagaaagaagaaatggaCCTG TATAATGATGATGAGGAGAGAAATGGCCTCACACAGGGCGACAAACTGAGAGCCCTGAAGAGCAAGAGGCAGGCCAGATCGTCCTCCGGTTCACTATC acaagaaGAGAATAAGATTCACACCAGGTCATCATCACAGTCCCTAAG CAGGGTCATCTTACAGGCCAGTGTTCAGGGCTGTAAGGCCAGCGTCAACCCCTTGGCTctgtctgaccaatcagacaGCAGGAAGAGGACCAGAACCTCACTGCCAGCCaacggagtaggaggaag CTCCCTGTGCCACACCAGACTGGTCAGGTCCCTAGGCAACTTGCATGTAGTGGCTGGCGACAGGGACCCAATGTGTTGGGAGCCATGTGGCAGCCATAGAGACACGGCCAGTGCCACAGCCAACACAGGCACTCTCATCAACTTAAACATGGCACAGGCCCACATTCAG ACGTACTGTCTCCAGAGGACGTAA